Genomic window (Drosophila sulfurigaster albostrigata strain 15112-1811.04 chromosome 2R, ASM2355843v2, whole genome shotgun sequence):
gaactttttgGAATGGCTGCCAAAAAATGCTGCCCAGCCCTGCTTAGCATCGAAATTTTAACGTTTCGAAACACtagtttttgaattaaatttgaattggcGCATGCCCCGGATCCATGTGCGATGACTCGGCGTAGTCCGCGATCAGACCTCGAAGCGTAAGGCAACAGAAGAACCCCAAGTAGACGAAGCTCgaacaagaaacaagaaagaaGCGCATTAGCAAATCCACTTTCGATTCAGTGACTAGCAAATTAAAGTACGTGGAAGTGGTTGAATTCGAATTAATGAAAAACCTTTTCTTGACCTCTCGATTGACTACTACGTGTGTGATTTAAAAGCAGAACATGGAAGTACTTCTACGCATTCTGGCAACGTTGCTAACCTATTTGGGTCAGTTAGTTGACACGATATTGGGGTTTATGCGTCCACGGCAAGCGCCAAATTATCCAGCCATCAAAGATCCCCTACTCCTCAAATCAGTTATCGAGTTAGTGCTCGATTTGAAGCGTGATCTGGTAATGattatcaaataatttgtcataaatattatactaaaCTTGGTCGACTCGCCGCCCTCAGCTGACGTCGGAACAATTGGTCAAGGCGTACATTGGACGAGTGCGGGAAGTGAATCCATCTCTCAATGCGGTCATTGAGGAGCGCTTCGAGGCCGCGCTGCAGGAGGCAAGGCATGCGGATGAGCTAATTGCCAATGCGAAAACCGAATACGACCGCGTGGCACTCTTCACACGTTATTCCCTGCTGGGCATTCCCTTCACCGTCAAGGAGTCCTGCGGCCTCAAGGGTAAGCTAGCCATATATCACAGTTATTTTATAGCCACCATTTACAGCATTTTAGGGTATAATACGTTTGTGTGTCAACGGAAACGCGCAATTGTAAAACACTGTGTAATTTCAAtgtatattacaattttacgAGATTATACTTAACATCTCGGAAAGATAAAATAACGTTCTGAAAACTCACAAGctacttttaaaatgtttgatcttaaaataaatttttgatattAAGATTTCAATCTccaaaagtttttaaagacttaaattatttagatGTTGATTGCTTTGAACTCCTAAaagtaataacaatattatcgtattaatattaatatacaatattagaTGTTTTTCTtaatacacacaaatattacTGTTAACACTCCCTCATTTCTTtcgtaattttaattttggaGTATGCCGGAAATTTAACAAAACGCTTGGTTAGCATAATTTGAAATCTAGCACTCATTATAATAGCCGCATACTAAGTGAAATCTGAGCACTTCATTATATCAATTACGTAAGAAGTAtaggtggagaactatcgatgAGCCATCGCTAGTGTCGATTTGCCAACGATTGTTCTCCCTCTctacatacaaattttgacATATTGCCTTGTATTCGTTGCCACAGTCAAGGCATTTGGTTTGCCACTATCAAAAGTGTGTGCTACCATCGATAGTGCCATTTGAAAGTCACACTTAAAGAGCGGGAAATGGTTGTCTTACATATTTAACTGGCTTATTTACCTTTCCCTTCCTTCAAGGACTCTCATTTGCGGTGGGCAGTGTGGTGCGCAAGGGCATGAAGGCGCCCCGAGATGGCGATGTTGTGGCACTGGTGCGAGCCGCCGGTGGCATTCCTTTGCTGGTCTCGGCCAATCCGGAGTTTTGCATGAGCTTCGAGACAAACACGGTGCTCAATGGACGCTGTCTGAATCCTTATGATCTTGCACGCACCACGGGCGGCTCATCGGGGGGTGAGGCAGCATTAAATGGCTGCGGCGCCTCCACGTTTGGCATTGCTTCCGATATTAGCGGGTCCATTCGCTTGCCCGCCATGTTTTGCGGCGTCTATGGCCACAAGCCCACCGGTGGCTTAACCTCTGTTCAGGGACATTTTCCGTACTCGACAATAGATGAGAATTTCCCCAATTTGCTACAGATTGGACCTATCACACGCTTTGCCCGCGATATGCCGCTGCTACTTGAGATCATGGCCGGCGATAACAAGCACAAACTCAACTTTGCCGAGCCTGTGGCTCTCAAGGACATCAAGGTAGGTTGCCAGCTCTTGGCGGAGTTCTAACTGAATACTTATTCCATCTGCAGATACATTATGCCTACGGCTTCTCGGGCACAAACAGTCTGACGCATCCCAGCGTGCACCCAGAAATCCAACTTGCTGTTGCACGCGCCGTTAAATGTTTTGAAAAGGCCGGATTAGCTACAGAAAATGTGAGTCGagttctatttttattatatttttagggTAGAAGGTATAACTTTTTTCGGAAATTAAAAGGCATACAAAAGCAGAGTTACGTCATATACGCAtagaattaaaagaaaaatatttgtaggTTTATAGTAAAGATTAAAGACATGCTTACAGAAACAACAAGGATCGTATAAGTCATATTCATTAATACAGtattcacaaaatttaaaacatgGACATTTTCTTAAGAAGCACATTTTGCAATAATCCGAAAACTTAACAGTCTTATTACAATACAAGATAATGTTAATTGTAAGAAAAATCTCtaacataaatattacataCTCAACAAAATTATGGAGTTatgtcatatataatatataaaaatatttgttggtttatattataatttaaagacATGCTTACAGACACAACAACGGTTGTACCTGATTTTAACTAAGACTTTTTATAAGCATATTCagtaatatagtatttatgaaatataaaactttaacACTTTCtttttacaatatacaatacaataattttacaataatccgaaaaatataataactcTGATATAAATCATGTATCATTACAAGATAATGCTAATTGTTAGAAAATCTTACTTATATATTGCATtccttaaaaataataagcgGGTATCTCCGAGTCGCTCACTTTCGATTGTAGCTATCTCACTTTTTTAACgtcatttacaattttcaaaacatttacTCTGCTTCAGCTGGATATGAGTTTTCTGGACAACTCCATGGAGGTTGCTCTCGTTGGTCTGCTAGATCTCAAAGGTTTGCCGAGCATAGTGACGCAACAGGCGCATCGAGAGCCCAAAATGAAACTGCTATGGATCGAGTTGTTCAATTCCATCATTGGACATTCACTGTTCACTAAGGAGGCCATCTTTATAGAGCTGATGCAACGTCTCAATGGCTTCATGAGCGCCGATCGCATGGAACAATATCGCGAGGAAGCCCGCTCAATTAAGACATATCTAACAGTGggttataatttataatgttaGCGTCATTGATACTAATTTTTATCATTTGCTGCTTAGGAACTGCTTGGCGATCGCGGCGTTCTTTTGTTGCCCACTTTCCACGATACCGCTCTCAACTTTCACACGTCACTGTTCAATATCACGGGGATTGATAACCTGCTTATCTTCAATGTGCTCGGATTTCCGGCCACGCAAGTTGCCATGGGTTACAGTCAGCGGGGCATGCCCGTCGGCATTCAGGTGGTGGCGGCGCCGTATCAGGATAAGCTTTGTCTGCAAATCGCTGCCGAGCTGGAGGGCGCCTTTCGCGGTTGGGCGCCACCAGTGCGCCATCAGTtgatgtaataataaaatagattGGAAAAATACTTTTACAC
Coding sequences:
- the LOC133837116 gene encoding fatty-acid amide hydrolase 2-A, with the translated sequence MEVLLRILATLLTYLGQLVDTILGFMRPRQAPNYPAIKDPLLLKSVIELVLDLKRDLLTSEQLVKAYIGRVREVNPSLNAVIEERFEAALQEARHADELIANAKTEYDRVALFTRYSLLGIPFTVKESCGLKGLSFAVGSVVRKGMKAPRDGDVVALVRAAGGIPLLVSANPEFCMSFETNTVLNGRCLNPYDLARTTGGSSGGEAALNGCGASTFGIASDISGSIRLPAMFCGVYGHKPTGGLTSVQGHFPYSTIDENFPNLLQIGPITRFARDMPLLLEIMAGDNKHKLNFAEPVALKDIKIHYAYGFSGTNSLTHPSVHPEIQLAVARAVKCFEKAGLATENLDMSFLDNSMEVALVGLLDLKGLPSIVTQQAHREPKMKLLWIELFNSIIGHSLFTKEAIFIELMQRLNGFMSADRMEQYREEARSIKTYLTELLGDRGVLLLPTFHDTALNFHTSLFNITGIDNLLIFNVLGFPATQVAMGYSQRGMPVGIQVVAAPYQDKLCLQIAAELEGAFRGWAPPVRHQLM